A stretch of Plectropomus leopardus isolate mb chromosome 24, YSFRI_Pleo_2.0, whole genome shotgun sequence DNA encodes these proteins:
- the zswim2 gene encoding E3 ubiquitin-protein ligase ZSWIM2 produces the protein MQVFVNTGGHVFLGDPPTCTFPVFTREQRKHVCWVLLWSFRLPRKHEYSFQCGLGERRILEVLHGLQQTKENRTENDPTAASGTPSQPVMDQEAGSVCRKAIQAQDVCPICQEELLERKQHMSLCRCGCGTNFHICQTGTVSSVQGGLSLSEITPGAGEKRSKALDCRRERKARQTAGTFLSQLPGLPCHRKCLDVPSAPTSICDCSKKGCHPQHPFASRTERREKWELVEEDLSDEPSLTEVPTKSQSKHSPASLLIIPLLCCRSVLDQIKNIYSSVQKSCFGKV, from the exons gtgtttttgggCGATCCACCTACATGCACTTTTCCTGTGTTCACCAGGGAGCAGCGCAAACACGTCTGCTG GGTTTTGCTGTGGAGCTTCAGACTACCCAGAAAACATGAAT ATTCATTTCAGTGTGGACTTGGGGAGAGACGGATCTTGGAGGTGCTCCATGGTTTACAACAAACCAAAGAAAACCGGACGGAAAATGATCCCACTGCTGCTTCTGGGACCCCGAGCCAACCAGTCATGGACCAGGAGGCTGGAAGTGTCTGCCGGAAAGCGATCCAAGCCCAGGATGTGTGTCCCATCTGTcaggaggagctgctggagagAAAACAGCACATGTCTTTGTGCAG GTGCGGTTGTGGCACTAACTTCCACATCTGTCAGACAGGGACAGTGTCCTCTGTGCAGGGAGGACTTTCACTGTCTGAAATTACTCCAGGAGCAGGTGAAAAACGCAGCAAAGCTCTTGACTGccgcagagagagaaaagccaGACAGACAGCTGGGACTTTTCTGTCACAGCTGCCCGGTCTGCCCTGTCACCGCAAATGTTTAG ATGTACCGTCTGCACCTACTTCTATCTGCGACTGCTCAAAGAAGGGCTGCCATCCACAACATCCATTTGCTTCACGAACA gaaaggagagaaaagtggGAACTTGTGGAGGAGGACCTGAGTGATGAACCAAGTCTGACTGAAGTTCCTACAAAAAGCCAGAGCAAGCACAGTCCTGCTTCACTGCTTATTATTCCGCTGCTGTGTTGTCGTTCAGTACTggaccaaataaaaaatatatacagttcTGTGCAGAAAtcttgttttggaaaagtttga